One window of the Canis aureus isolate CA01 chromosome 1, VMU_Caureus_v.1.0, whole genome shotgun sequence genome contains the following:
- the ABRACL gene encoding costars family protein ABRACL: MNVDHEVNLLVEEIHRLGSKNADGKLSVKFGVLFRDDKCANLFEALVGTLKAAKRRKIVTYTGELLLQGVHDDVDIILLQD, from the exons ATGAATGTGGATCACGAAGTTAATCTTTTAGTGGAGGAAATCCATCGTCTAGGTTCAAAAA ATGCTGATGGGAAGTTAAGCGTGAAATTTGGGGTCCTCTTCCGAGATGACAAGTGTGCCAACCTCTTTGAAGCATTGGTGGGAACTCTCAAAGCTGCAAAACGAAGGAAGATTGTTACGTACACAGGAGAGTTGCTTTTGCAAGGTGTTCATGATGATGTGGACATTATATTGCTGCAAGATTAA